GAGCCCGACTCGTGCTGCGCCACTGCATGCTCTGCCCGCGAGAATGTGGCGTCGACCGAGCGGCCGGCGAGATGGGCTATTGCCGCGCTGGCGCTCTGCCGAAGATAGCGAGCTGGAACGTCCATCCCTGGGAGGAACCGCCGATCAGTGGCACCAGAGGCTCTGGCACCATCTTTCTGAGCAACTGCACCGGCCGCTGTCTCTTTTGCCAGAACTATCCCATCAGCCAGCTTGGCGTCGGGAGCGAGGTCAGTGAGGTCCGGCTGGCCGGGATGATGATGGAGCTGCAGAGAAAGCGATGCCACAACATCAACTGGGTCAGCCCCACGCACTATGTGCCGCAGATCATTGCCGCCCTTGCCCTGGCCATTCCGCAGGGGTTTCACCTGCCCCTGGTCTACAACACATCCGGCTACGACAGCGTCGAAACCATCCGGCTGCTTGACGGAGTAATGGACATCTACTTGCCCGATGCCAAGTACGACAATGATGAGCACGCTCTGCGGCTGTCGGGATTCCGCGGCTATGTAGCGGCCAATCAGGCCGCACTGCGCGAGATGTACGCCCAGGTCGGCGACGAGCTCATCGTGGACGAGGACGGCATCGCGTTGAGGGGAATGATCATTCGCCACATGGTTCTGCCACAGGGGCTGGCCGGCACCCGCAATGTGCTGTCGTGGATCGCCCGGGAGCTCTCTCCCCGAGTTCACATCAGCCTGATGGCGCAGTACTTTCCGGCTCACCGGGCCACCGGCGATCCGGTGCTCGGCCGCCGCATCTCGCCCCAAGAGTACGTGGAGGCCCTGGAGGCTTTTGACGCCGCGCTGATCGAGTGCGGTTGGAGACAAGAGTATGGCGAAGACGAAGGCTGCTGTCCCGACTAGCCCGGTCGACACACCCGCCGCCCGGCTCCAGGCACGACTTGATGAGCTCAAGGGACGGCTGGATGACCTCTGCCACCGTCTCCCTGCTCATTCGCCGCCGCCTTCCATGATCGCCCGGATGGAGGATCTGGAAGACGAGATTGCCAGACTCGAGCAGCGCCTGGCCGACCATGCCGAGGGCGCAACCTAGCGCACGACAGGCAGCACGCGTTATTGTTCAGTTGTGGGCAGGCAAACAGTTGCATTTGCCGTTACATTGCTGTACAATCTGGTGAATCAAGCCCCGGGGAAAGGAGCTGCGCTGGTATGAGTGACGACGCTGGCAAGAGCAAAGCACTCGACATCGCGGTAGGGCAACTCAAGAAGCGCTATGGCGAAGGGTCCATCATGAAGATGGGCGATTCCCTGCAGTTCAACGTCCAGGTGATCCCAACTGGATCCCTCGCGCTGGACGCTGCGCTGGGCACCGGGGGCATCCCCCGGGGCCGCATCACCGAGATCTTTGGTCCCGAGTCTTCTGGCAAGACTACCCTCGCCCAGCACATCATCGCCGAGGCCCAGCATAGCGGCGGTGTGGCGGCAATCATCGACACCGAGCATGCGCTGGACCCGGGCTATGCCGCCAAGTGCGGTGTTGACGTCGACAACCTGTACATTTCCCAGCCAGACACCGGCGAGCAGGCCCTGGAGATTGCCGAGGCGCTCGTTCGCAGCGGCGGAATCGACGTGCTGGTCATCGATTCGGTAGCGGCGCTGGTTCCGCGCGCCGAGATCGAGGGAGAGATGGGCGACGCCCACGTAGGCCTCCAGGCGCGGCTCATGTCTCAGGCATTGCGCAAGCTGGTCGGAGCGATCAAGCGCTCCAATGCGGCAGTGATCTTTACCAACCAGTTGCGGAGCAAGATCGGCATCCTCTACGGCAACCCCGAGACGACCACCGGCGGCAACGCGCTCAAGTTCTATGCCGCGGTGCGCCTCGACATGCGGCCGATGGAGGCCATCAAGCAGGGCGGCGAGGTGGTCGGAACCAGGGCCAAGGTACGGGTAAAGAAGAACAAGCTTGCCCCGCCGTTCAAGAGCGCCGAATTCGACATTATGTACAATGAAGGCATCTCCAAGGCAGGCGACGCCCTGGATATGGGCGTCGAGGTAGGCGTGGTCGACAAGAAAGGAGCCTACTTCACCTACGGGGATACGCGTCTGGGCCAGGGCCGCGAGAACGCCAAAGCGTTCCTGAAGGAGAACCCTTCGGTGCTGGAAGAGATCACGCGCAAGATTCGTGACAGCATGAAGGCGCTCTCGGGCAAGTCCTTTGGCACCCAGGACGTGGACGGCAAAGAGAAAGAAGAGGACTTGGCCGAGGATCAGTAGTAACATTGCAAGGCGGAGCGGTCATTTGCCGCCAGTTGCCGTAACGGTTGCAGGCAAAGCCGCTCGCGATCTCAGCGCCGGGGGTGAACCCCGGCCGGCCTGCCCCGCGCTGTTGCTGCCAGTGTCTGAGCTTGGCTCACGGCAGCACTCGAGTGAGAAGGGGCTAATGCAGAACTTGCTTCCTATGACAATTGGGTTGTTGAACAAGCTGGACGTGGATGTGACCCGTTGGCGTCAGGCCCCTGGCACTTTCCACACACGATTCGGTCTTTCTGCGCGGTCGCCGCGGTTGACTCGTAGCCGAGTGGGCGCACCCCATACGGGATGCGCCGACCTTTGCCATCCAAGCCACCGCCGGAAAGAACTGGTGCCTGTCACAACCTGATTGGCCGTCGTACTCGACGATGGGGAAGCTAGTTTTCGCACCTGGCCCGGAGCATAGGCTCGGGGCTAGCAGGGCATGCCGAGAGTAGAGCTGTGGTCGCGCGGCCACGGCTCTTTTTGTTCAGGCAGATGGATGTCAGATGCAGCACAAGATCACGGCCCTGCGTTACCAGAAGAGAAACCGGCATCGGGTGAACGTCTACCTGGACGGGCAGTACGCCTTTGCCGTTCAGGACACTATCGCCGGAACTCTGCGTGTGGGGCAGGAGCTGTCAGCCGACGAGGTCACCGGGCTGCAGGGCCGCGATGTTGCCGAGGCGGCCTATGAGCGAGTGCTGAACTTTCTGAGCTATCGCCCACGCAGCAAGTCCGAGGTGTGGTCGTACCTGAAAAGACGGGCTGTACCGGAAGAGCTCATTCCGGCCCTGATCGAGCGGCTGCAGACCGCCGGGCTGCTCGACGATGAGGCCTTTGCTCGCTACTGGGTCGAGAATCGCGAGTCATTTCGGCCGCGCGGCGCGCGCTCCCTGCGTTTTGAGCTGCGTCGCAAGGGAGTGGACGAGTCCGTCGCCAACGAGGCCGTGACCGGACTCGACGAGCCAGAGAGCGCCTACCGTGCTGCAGAGAATCGGGCCAGGCGGATGACCACAGTAGACTATGCTACGTTTCGTCGGCGATTGGACGGCTTTCTGCAGCGACGCGGCTTTGGCTATAGTGTCTCAAAAGAGGTCGTGAACCGCCTGTGGCACGAGATCCATCCCGACGAGGGGACGGACGACGCAGACCAGGCACTCCCAGGCCAGGCTTCTGCCTGACAAGCCTGTCATCTATACACAAGAGGAAAAGGCATGCACCCCATTATGGTAGTAGCAATTGCGGCCGCCGTAGGGCTGGTCGCATTCGGACTAGGTTATGTTTTGAAGCAGAATACAGAGCGGGCCAGAATGAGCGCGCTGCGTTCCGAGGCGGAGAAAACGCTGGCTGCGGCCAAGACCAAACTGCAAGAGTCAGAGCTGATGGCCAAGGAAGCAGCCCTCAAGATTCGCGACGAGGTGGAGCGCGAGGCGAACCGCAGACGAGTCGAGCTCGAAAGGCAAGAGCGCCGCTTCCAGCAGCGCCGTGTCAGTTTGGACCGCAGGATGGACTCGCTCGAGGAACGAGCCCACGCGCTCGAGGCCCGAGAGAGGCAGTTGAACACCCAGCGCAACGAGCTCGATGAGCTTCGCCACAAAGAGCTCGAGGAACTGGAGCGTATCGCCAACCTCACCACAGAGGAAGCCAAGAACATCCTGCTCGAACGAGTGGCCGGCGAAGCCAGACAGGACATGGCCCGCGTGATTCGTGATATTGAGCAGAAGGCAACCGAGGAGGCCGAGAGCAAGGCGCGGGAGATCATCACCCTGGCCATCCAGCGCGTGGCCTCGGATCAGGTCGCCGAGACCACCGTTTCCACTGTGGCACTGCCCAGCGACGAGATGAAGGGACGCATTATCGGCC
The genomic region above belongs to Chloroflexi bacterium ADurb.Bin180 and contains:
- a CDS encoding recombinase A, whose product is MSDDAGKSKALDIAVGQLKKRYGEGSIMKMGDSLQFNVQVIPTGSLALDAALGTGGIPRGRITEIFGPESSGKTTLAQHIIAEAQHSGGVAAIIDTEHALDPGYAAKCGVDVDNLYISQPDTGEQALEIAEALVRSGGIDVLVIDSVAALVPRAEIEGEMGDAHVGLQARLMSQALRKLVGAIKRSNAAVIFTNQLRSKIGILYGNPETTTGGNALKFYAAVRLDMRPMEAIKQGGEVVGTRAKVRVKKNKLAPPFKSAEFDIMYNEGISKAGDALDMGVEVGVVDKKGAYFTYGDTRLGQGRENAKAFLKENPSVLEEITRKIRDSMKALSGKSFGTQDVDGKEKEEDLAEDQ
- the recX gene encoding Regulatory protein RecX — encoded protein: MQHKITALRYQKRNRHRVNVYLDGQYAFAVQDTIAGTLRVGQELSADEVTGLQGRDVAEAAYERVLNFLSYRPRSKSEVWSYLKRRAVPEELIPALIERLQTAGLLDDEAFARYWVENRESFRPRGARSLRFELRRKGVDESVANEAVTGLDEPESAYRAAENRARRMTTVDYATFRRRLDGFLQRRGFGYSVSKEVVNRLWHEIHPDEGTDDADQALPGQASA